Part of the Thermoplasmata archaeon genome, TCCTATGATTTCGTCAATTTTATCATATTTTTCAGATTTTAAATATTCTATTATCTCATTATTGATCATCCTGAAGACATCATAACCATAATAGTATAGAGCAGTGCCTATTTGAACTGCAGAAGCACCAGCCAATAGATACTCTATTGCATCTTTTCCATTCATTATTCCGCCTACACCCATAATTGGTATTTTCATAGCTGACGCAACATCATAGACTGCGCGCACGCCAATCGGTTTTATTCCTGGACCAGAATATCCCCCGATTTTATAAGAAAGTACCGGCTTTTTTGCATAAATATCAATGGCTATGCCCTTTACAGTGTTTATGAGCACCAAACCATCTGCCTTATCAGCACTTTTAGCGATCTCTACTATATCTTTTACATTCGGAGTGAGCTTTACAAATACTGGTATATTAACTGCTTTTTTAACGTCACGTAATACTTCTTCAACGAGATTGGGATCTGTTC contains:
- a CDS encoding dihydroorotate dehydrogenase is translated as MVNISTKIANIYFSNPVILASGILDETGESMLRAIKNGAGGIVTKSLGLDKRDGYDTPNIVEMSQGLLNAMGLPNPGIDNFKNEIEIAKSGNAPVIGSIFGTVEEFSKVAKKMESYGVDALELNVSCPHAKKYGSEIGTDPNLVEEVLRDVKKAVNIPVFVKLTPNVKDIVEIAKSADKADGLVLINTVKGIAIDIYAKKPVLSYKIGGYSGPGIKPIGVRAVYDVASAMKIPIMGVGGIMNGKDAIEYLLAGASAVQIGTALYYYGYDVFRMINNEIIEYLKSEKYDKIDEIIGLALR